One genomic window of Microbacterium sp. BH-3-3-3 includes the following:
- a CDS encoding helix-turn-helix domain-containing protein — protein MSKGGLPVLVNVSQDWANIVRDRRSDLGLTQADLARRIGRARQWVVRFESGHAGSASVDSLMAVLNALDLYAEVDTAEDETDSDPMFMDVVDPWDEPRAQP, from the coding sequence ATGAGCAAGGGAGGGCTACCGGTGCTCGTGAACGTCTCGCAGGATTGGGCGAACATCGTCCGCGACCGCCGCTCTGACCTGGGACTCACCCAGGCGGATCTGGCGCGGCGGATCGGCCGCGCCCGCCAGTGGGTGGTCCGGTTCGAGTCCGGTCACGCCGGAAGCGCGAGCGTGGACAGCCTGATGGCGGTGCTCAATGCACTCGATCTGTATGCCGAGGTCGACACGGCGGAAGACGAGACCGACTCGGATCCGATGTTCATGGATGTCGTCGACCCATGGGACGAGCCGAGGGCGCAACCGTGA
- a CDS encoding MFS transporter, with amino-acid sequence MTGPAWRAALSTQAALSQASWVGVRLMVGYRALELGGDPLLLAALAASFAVPTIVAALPAGRICDRFGGSTVAFAGLLIASIGAIVVLTLPSTVLLLFAATLTIGLGHLCVMIGQQTFVAHASRGGSMDSGFGTLSAAASIGQLIGPPAVTVAATLAAREEPDTTAGFAVCLAFTVLALPLILFLRRGDTHRRTTAAKAPRAPLSAVMKAPELWRALAVSGAVLVTVDLLYTFVPLWAVEKGIAPVTVGLLLALRAVVSVVSRLGLARIVARFGRRTLLVVAMLMGVASLVALPFANQWGAIPVMIALGIALGLPQPLTMAWTTAITPPAVHGAALGLRLTANRVLQVLIPVSVGLVAGPFGLVAIFWSNAAVLAVGVAIVATSRTSDRDGEAPE; translated from the coding sequence GTGACCGGCCCCGCCTGGCGGGCGGCACTCAGCACCCAGGCGGCACTGTCGCAGGCCTCGTGGGTCGGCGTCCGGCTGATGGTCGGCTACCGCGCGCTCGAGCTGGGCGGCGATCCGTTGCTGCTCGCCGCGCTCGCGGCATCCTTCGCCGTTCCGACGATCGTCGCGGCGCTTCCCGCGGGCCGGATCTGCGACCGCTTCGGTGGGAGCACCGTCGCCTTCGCCGGGCTCCTCATCGCCTCGATCGGCGCGATAGTCGTACTCACCCTGCCGTCGACCGTGCTGCTGCTGTTCGCCGCGACCCTCACGATCGGCCTGGGACACCTTTGCGTGATGATCGGCCAGCAGACCTTCGTCGCGCACGCGAGTCGCGGAGGCTCGATGGACAGCGGCTTCGGCACCCTCAGCGCCGCGGCATCCATCGGTCAGCTGATCGGTCCCCCGGCCGTCACCGTCGCCGCAACCCTCGCCGCGCGCGAGGAGCCCGACACGACCGCGGGTTTCGCCGTCTGCCTCGCCTTCACGGTGCTCGCCTTGCCGCTGATCCTCTTCCTGCGCCGCGGCGACACGCACCGCCGCACCACCGCCGCGAAGGCCCCGCGCGCGCCGCTCTCGGCGGTGATGAAGGCCCCCGAGCTGTGGCGGGCCCTCGCCGTCAGCGGAGCCGTGCTCGTGACGGTCGACCTGCTCTACACCTTCGTTCCGCTGTGGGCGGTCGAGAAGGGCATCGCTCCGGTCACCGTCGGTCTGCTGCTCGCCCTGCGCGCCGTCGTCTCGGTGGTGAGCCGACTCGGCCTCGCCCGCATCGTCGCGCGATTCGGCCGCCGCACTCTGCTCGTCGTGGCGATGCTCATGGGCGTCGCGAGCCTTGTCGCCCTGCCCTTCGCGAACCAGTGGGGCGCGATCCCCGTGATGATCGCGCTCGGCATCGCCCTCGGCCTCCCCCAGCCCCTGACGATGGCCTGGACGACCGCGATCACCCCGCCCGCGGTGCACGGCGCCGCCCTCGGACTGCGCCTGACCGCCAACCGCGTGCTGCAGGTGCTGATCCCGGTGAGCGTCGGCCTCGTCGCCGGGCCGTTCGGGCTCGTGGCGATCTTCTGGTCGAACGCGGCCGTGCTCGCCGTGGGGGTGGCGATTGTCGCGACGTCGCGTACGAGTGATCGCGATGGGGAGGCTCCCGAGTAG
- a CDS encoding MurR/RpiR family transcriptional regulator — MSFRAVATRNTAALSATEQKVMTVLLSAATSSTTAADVAAQAGTHESTVVRLAQKLGYRGYPDLRRDLRADEVNPALSGAPMRQESGADLASFVADERAGLERLSEFVPQSAIDAAARDIAGAGVVYIFANGDARSLQELLARRFRRLGMVVVTLSPQAKDLAERFVPFDSTSMLIGFALRETPRMLPALIAEAQRRRGRSLLITDVPGAQFRPAPDHLIAALRSADSEYRTLFVPMALCYALQLAVYHLDSERYHAVREDIDGLTRMLGGTDEIPLRP; from the coding sequence ATGAGCTTTCGCGCCGTCGCGACTCGCAACACCGCCGCTCTGAGCGCTACGGAGCAGAAGGTCATGACGGTGCTGCTGAGCGCTGCGACGTCGTCGACGACGGCGGCCGACGTGGCGGCCCAGGCCGGCACGCACGAGTCGACCGTGGTGCGCCTCGCGCAGAAGCTGGGCTACCGCGGGTACCCCGACCTGCGCCGCGACTTGCGCGCCGACGAGGTGAACCCCGCGCTCTCGGGTGCACCGATGCGGCAGGAGTCCGGGGCCGACCTCGCGTCGTTCGTCGCGGATGAGCGAGCGGGCCTCGAGCGGCTGTCGGAGTTCGTCCCCCAGTCCGCGATCGACGCGGCTGCCCGCGACATCGCCGGCGCCGGCGTCGTCTACATCTTCGCCAACGGCGACGCCCGATCGCTGCAGGAGCTGCTCGCCCGCCGCTTCCGCCGGCTGGGGATGGTCGTGGTCACCCTCTCGCCCCAGGCGAAAGACCTCGCCGAGCGCTTCGTGCCGTTCGACTCCACCAGCATGCTGATCGGCTTCGCGCTGCGCGAGACCCCGCGCATGCTCCCCGCCCTCATCGCCGAGGCGCAGCGCCGACGCGGACGCAGCCTGCTCATCACCGACGTGCCGGGCGCGCAGTTCCGGCCCGCGCCCGACCACCTGATCGCGGCCCTCCGCAGCGCCGACAGCGAGTACCGCACCCTCTTCGTGCCGATGGCCCTCTGCTACGCGCTCCAGCTCGCGGTCTACCACCTCGACTCCGAGCGGTACCACGCCGTGCGCGAAGACATCGACGGCCTCACCCGCATGCTCGGCGGCACCGACGAGATCCCCCTCCGGCCGTGA